The genomic segment ttgaGCCGTTTTCTACCCCTACCAGAGTAGTGGGAGATCATATCTTCCAGGCACTGGAAGGTGAGCCGAGGGGAGATGTAGTACCAGCTGTTGTCCATGCGACAGATGCGGTAGTGTTGCACGCCCCTGTGCTTCACAGACAGCGAATACACACCTGGGAAGAGACAGCATGTTCACACGTCAAACGTCACACATACCTCAGTTACTCTGTGTGAAATAAGGCTGTTGATGTTGCATTTGTTTATATCCTCTTATTTTAAATAAtgctgtgtgctgtgtttgttctTGAGATACTTTGCCAGCTGCACTTCCCCTTCATTGGGAGTGTAAAAGTGTCCATCACATGTACTTTCGCATCTAGTTCCATATCCAAAGAAATCACGTAGTCAAGGAATGTGTGCCTACTCTCACAATGGAAAAAGGCGCTTAGAAAAGGTAAATGTTTAGTTTTTTGTGGGAAATTATATTGCATCAGCAGTTATCTTCTGCGCACCATAAGCCCCTGAACACACTGAACGTTTTTCAGAAGCTTGTGGCGGCTATTTTGTAATTCTTATCAGCGAGAACTGTGCATTTTGCCTGATGCTTGAACAGCCTCCTTTGAACACATGAAAAATACTTGAAAAACGTGCAGCGTGCCGCTCAGATTTTTTCCAGCCTTCGACTAAGGAGGTCCTCACATTCTACAGCCTGCAAATGTTGTCTCTGTCATCTGTGGCCTGAAGATGAGATCTTTACTCGACGTCCTCTGTCACGCCTGGACGAGGAGCACTTGAACAATGCTGTTACTGTCCAATGACTCAATGTAATCCGTGGGAACTTTCCAGTTGACGTCTTGCTTCTCTGAATGCATGCATGATATGTAGTGTTGCCTCACCTCTATCGCTGGTGCTCTCCCGCACCAGGAAGGAGCCCAGCACGTTGCAGGGCATCTGCAGGAGGGCCTCTGCCTTCTGCCTCTCCAGCCCCTCGAACAGCCAGCTGCGGACCCAACCCATGCCACTGATTAGCTATTTACAACTAGCTATTAGCAATTAACCAGTTGCTAACAAATTCTTTAAATTGCAATTAGGCAAATATTATTTGATGCAGACAAGGAGATCGATATGATTGCACGGCCGTTAACATCATAAACACATTGATACAAACTAATTATTCCGGCATGAGGCCCTGAAATTAGAATCTAGATGCGTGGTTATgcaaaaatattatatataataaatgttattCAACAGTAGCCTATAGTGACGGATTTGTCTATTTTTTTCCAACCAGTAGAAAATCGATCTTACAATGAAAGTAGATGGAATTGACTATGAAGGAATTGTATGGACGGATGTTTGTGTCACCCAAGGCCTTCCGCGGCCGACCACATGACTGTTACAAGACTACAGTGTTGTACATCTTACCCATGGTACACTTTGGCAACATGAGTGTTGGGGATGTAGTTCTCAGTTCGTGTTCGGACAGAGCGGACTCTCCACCAGGAAGCCTCTCTGCTCAGAAACAGATTGGTTACGACAAAGTGTGCCAGATTGAACTTCTCTTTATGTAGTGCCTAAagcacagagcgagagacagagagcaattGTGTGAAAGAGCAAGAGAATAGTCATTGCATGTTAGTTTTGATATAATTCTAGTTTAAGGTCTAATAATTACTCCTTACTATTTTATTAATTCAATACTTTTCACTAATCCTATTAAATAACAGACTGTAATTGCTTAATGTTAATTGACTTCCAGTTTCTCCAGTTCCATGTCATTAATAAGCAGGTAGGGTGAGTGGCAATTATCACAAGGATGCCTACAGCTTAGGCTGAGGACACTAGACATGGAACCAAAAACCTCTCCAATCAACATCCTACCCCTACGTGACTATCCTACCTGCCtcacaacatatatatatataaaacacaaatatataagATCCAgcaataaataatgaaaatgacAATTATCCTCATCATAACAATAACATCATCATTATAAGAGCAGTAACAGTGCCGTACTGTGCGAGCACTGTCAGCTTCTCTCCCATCCTGAAGATGGGCTTGCTGACCAGAGGCGAGGGGTAGTCGCCtgtcaccaccagcacctcccccCCCAAACCTGCCAGCGAGACAAGACACAAGGTTACAGCCGCGCAACATTAG from the Gadus morhua chromosome 22, gadMor3.0, whole genome shotgun sequence genome contains:
- the sla1a gene encoding src like adaptor 1a — its product is MGNLIKGAAKEANEEEPDITHKGLGGEVLVVTGDYPSPLVSKPIFRMGEKLTVLAQEASWWRVRSVRTRTENYIPNTHVAKVYHGWLFEGLERQKAEALLQMPCNVLGSFLVRESTSDRGVYSLSVKHRGVQHYRICRMDNSWYYISPRLTFQCLEDMISHYSDCADGLCCTLSCPCLSGTSAEQPNTAPPVVMRRNFNWKDVDRRTFHEDADGVGTAMSYGVRNSMAAYMSLSGALEGGSQKRKNRNKKSKSVLVPSWDYDPDDV